In Syngnathus typhle isolate RoL2023-S1 ecotype Sweden linkage group LG14, RoL_Styp_1.0, whole genome shotgun sequence, one genomic interval encodes:
- the slc1a8a gene encoding excitatory amino acid transporter 5 isoform X1, with protein sequence MDELLLASGGEEEDPRSERSSCAAGDGGGTAECLKSFLCTTASRDVRLTLRNFAKRNGLLTLSVAAVLTGCALGFVLRATQLSTQAKIYFSFPGELLMRMLKMLILPLITSSLMSGLSSMESRACCRMGVLTVTYYLWTTFMAVVVGIVLVIIIKPGAGTDMESNRLGGGPVMTSADALLDLIRNMVPSNLIEATFQQYKTDLVPILKVPARTVMPNFVYMLPAAEGRTVVLELTPPPQVTYKTNPGSSQQMNVLGIVIFSATMGLLLGRMGERGAPLVNVCQCINECVMKIINAAVWYFPFGIIFLVAGKILDMQDPRTLGCKLGWYGVTVLAGLFVHGLLLLPLFYFLLTGKNPFTFIRGLLQALVIALATSSSSATLPITMKCLLEKCHVDRQIARFVLPVGATINMDGTALYEAVAAIFIAQVNDYELDFGQLVTISITATAASIGAAGIPQAGLVTMVIVLTSVGLPPDDITLIVAIDWILDRFRTMINVLGDALAAGIIAHLCRKDFPLSGEGKVHTQFPLNCQKVSGKTFMSSTFEPKKQAHAKPSHHPLQILKLNVQYYIFLIEPPPTPTHTLDEE encoded by the exons ATGGACGAGCTTCTGCTGGCCAGCGGCGGCGAGGAAGAGGACCCTCGCTCAGAACGCTCGTCCTGCGCGGCCGGGGATGGAGGGGGAACAGCGGAGTGCCTCAAGTCTTTCCTCTGCACCACTGCCAGCCGTGACGTCCGCCTGACGCTGCGCAACTTTGCCAAGAGGAATGGCCTCCTGACCCTGTCGGTGGCGGCCGTGCTGACGGGCTGCGCGCTGGGATTTGTGCTGAGGGCCACGCAGTTGTCCACGCAG GCCAAGATCTACTTCTCCTTCCCTGGCGAACTTCTCATGAGGATGTTGAAGATGCTCATCCTGCCACTCATCACCTCCAG CTTGATGTCGGGCCTCTCGTCGATGGAGTCTCGTGCGTGCTGCCGCATGGGCGTGCTGACGGTGACCTACTACCTGTGGACCACCTTCATGGCGGTGGTGGTGGGCATCGTGCTGGTGATCATCATCAAGCCGGGCGCCGGCACTGACATGGAGAGCAACCGCCTGGGGGGCGGGCCCGTCATGACCTCGGCCGATGCTCTCCTTGACCTCATCAG GAACATGGTCCCGTCCAATCTGATCGAGGCAACCTTCCAGCAG TACAAGACGGACCTGGTGCCCATTCTGAAAGTGCCCGCCCGGACGGTGATGCCCAACTTTGTGTACATGCTGCCCGCCGCCGAGGGCCGAACAGTGGTGCTGGAGCTGACGCCGCCGCCCCAAGTGACGTACAAGACCAACCCGGGAAGCAGCCAGCAGATGAACGTGCTCGGCATTGTCATCTTCTCAGCTACCATGG GATTACTGCTGGGCAGGATGGGCGAGCGCGGCGCGCCGCTGGTCAACGTGTGTCAGTGCATCAACGAGTGTGTCATGAAGATCATAAACGCCGCTGTGTG GTACTTTCCATTCGGGATCATCTTCTTGGTGGCTGGCAAGATCCTGGACATGCAGGACCCCAGAACTTTGGGCTGCAAGTTGGGCTGGTACGGCGTCACCGTGCTGGCCGGCCTCTTTGTGCATGGCCTGCTGCTGTTGCCCCTCTTCTACTTTCTGCTGACTGGGAAGAACCCGTTCACCTTCATCCGCGGCCTGCTGCAGGCCTTGGTCATCGCCCTGGCCACCTCGTCTAG CTCGGCCACACTGCCCATCACCATGAAGTGTCTCCTGGAGAAGTGCCACGTGGACCGGCAGATCGCCCGCTTCGTGCTACCCGTGGGCGCCACCATCAACATGGACGGCACGGCACTCTACGAGGCCGTGGCCGCCATCTTCATCGCGCAAGTCAATGACTACGAGCTGGACTTTGGCCAGCTGGTCACCATCAG CATCACCGCCACAGCCGCCAGCATCGGTGCGGCCGGCATCCCTCAGGCGGGCCTGGTTACCATGGTGATCGTGCTCACCTCCGTGGGCCTGCCCCCCGACGACATCACGCTCATCGTGGCCATCGATTGGATCCT GGATCGATTTCGCACCATGATCAACGTGCTGGGCGACGCGCTGGCGGCGGGCATCATCGCACACCTGTGTCGCAAGGACTTCCCCCTCAGCGGCGAGGGAaaggtacacacacaatttccaCTGAATTGCCAGAAGGTGTCTGGCAAAACTTTTATGAGTTCCACATTTGAACCCAAAAAACAAGCACACGCCAAACCAAGCCACCACCCattgcaaattttaaaattgaATGTACAATATTATATTTTCCTAATTGAACCCCCCCcaacacccacccacacacttgACGAGGAATGA
- the sgta gene encoding small glutamine-rich tetratricopeptide repeat-containing protein alpha isoform X2 yields the protein MTDSKRLAFSIIRYLHEQLQSGNLSSGAQESLEVAVQCLETAFEVSADDRSLDVPLALPEIFASATRQTSSRENNNDTTIGEGQRGEAERLKADGNDQMKVDNYAAAVEFYSKAIALNPHSAVYYCNRLALASLNKHSEAVTFYKKALELDPDNDTYKSNLKIAEEKMGATSPANIAEMGGVDLAGLLSNPGFMNMASSLMTNPQVQQMMSGMMPGAYGAGGGAAGGGGGIPGGAPGPAPVGDLSGLIQAGLQFAHQMQQQNPELIEQLRSQIRNRTPSAGNEEQP from the exons ATGACGGACAGCAAGCGTCTGGCCTTCTCCATCATCCGCTACCTCCACGAGCAGCTGCAGTCAGGCAATCTATCGTCTGGAGCGCAGGAGAGCCTGGAAG TGGCCGTCCAATGTTTGGAGACGGCCTTTGAAGTGTCCGCGGACGACCGGAGCCTCGACGTCCCGCTGGCGTTACCAGAGATCTTCGCCTCTGCCACTCGCCAGACATCG TCGCGGGAGAACAACAATGACACCACTATTGGCGAAGGGCAGCGAGGCGAAGCCGAGCGACTCAAGGCAGACG GTAACGACCAAATGAAGGTGGACAACTACGCCGCCGCCGTGGAGTTTTATTCCAAAGCCATTGCGCTCAACCCGCACAGCGCCGTCTACTACTGCAACAG GTTGGCGTTGGCAAGCCTCAACAAGCACTCCGAGGCGGTCACGTTTTACAAGAAAGCTCTGGAACTTGATCCGGACAACGACACCTACAAGTCCAACCTGAAGATCGCCGAGGAAAAGATGGGTGCCACCAGTCCCGCAAAC atTGCAGAAATGGGCGGAGTGGACCTTGCCGGACTGCTCAGCAATCCCGGTTTCATGAACATG GCGTCGTCGCTGATGACCAACCCACAGGTCCAGCAGAT GATGTCGGGAATGATGCCGGGAGCGTACGGCGCAGGTGGCGGCGCGGCGGGAGGAGGTGGTGGAATCCCGGGAGGAGCTCCTGGTCCGGCGCCAGTCGGAGATCTATCAGGACTCATCCAGGC CGGTCTGCAGTTTGCTCACCAGATGCAGCAACAAAATCCAGAACTCATTGAGCAGCTCAGGAGTCAAATACGCAATCGCACGCCGAGCGCCGGGAACGAGGAGCAGCCTTGA
- the slc1a8a gene encoding excitatory amino acid transporter 5 isoform X3 has protein sequence MDELLLASGGEEEDPRSERSSCAAGDGGGTAECLKSFLCTTASRDVRLTLRNFAKRNGLLTLSVAAVLTGCALGFVLRATQLSTQAKIYFSFPGELLMRMLKMLILPLITSSLMSGLSSMESRACCRMGVLTVTYYLWTTFMAVVVGIVLVIIIKPGAGTDMESNRLGGGPVMTSADALLDLIRNMVPSNLIEATFQQYKTDLVPILKVPARTVMPNFVYMLPAAEGRTVVLELTPPPQVTYKTNPGSSQQMNVLGIVIFSATMGLLLGRMGERGAPLVNVCQCINECVMKIINAAVWYFPFGIIFLVAGKILDMQDPRTLGCKLGCSATLPITMKCLLEKCHVDRQIARFVLPVGATINMDGTALYEAVAAIFIAQVNDYELDFGQLVTISITATAASIGAAGIPQAGLVTMVIVLTSVGLPPDDITLIVAIDWILDRFRTMINVLGDALAAGIIAHLCRKDFPLSGEGKVHTQFPLNCQKVSGKTFMSSTFEPKKQAHAKPSHHPLQILKLNVQYYIFLIEPPPTPTHTLDEE, from the exons ATGGACGAGCTTCTGCTGGCCAGCGGCGGCGAGGAAGAGGACCCTCGCTCAGAACGCTCGTCCTGCGCGGCCGGGGATGGAGGGGGAACAGCGGAGTGCCTCAAGTCTTTCCTCTGCACCACTGCCAGCCGTGACGTCCGCCTGACGCTGCGCAACTTTGCCAAGAGGAATGGCCTCCTGACCCTGTCGGTGGCGGCCGTGCTGACGGGCTGCGCGCTGGGATTTGTGCTGAGGGCCACGCAGTTGTCCACGCAG GCCAAGATCTACTTCTCCTTCCCTGGCGAACTTCTCATGAGGATGTTGAAGATGCTCATCCTGCCACTCATCACCTCCAG CTTGATGTCGGGCCTCTCGTCGATGGAGTCTCGTGCGTGCTGCCGCATGGGCGTGCTGACGGTGACCTACTACCTGTGGACCACCTTCATGGCGGTGGTGGTGGGCATCGTGCTGGTGATCATCATCAAGCCGGGCGCCGGCACTGACATGGAGAGCAACCGCCTGGGGGGCGGGCCCGTCATGACCTCGGCCGATGCTCTCCTTGACCTCATCAG GAACATGGTCCCGTCCAATCTGATCGAGGCAACCTTCCAGCAG TACAAGACGGACCTGGTGCCCATTCTGAAAGTGCCCGCCCGGACGGTGATGCCCAACTTTGTGTACATGCTGCCCGCCGCCGAGGGCCGAACAGTGGTGCTGGAGCTGACGCCGCCGCCCCAAGTGACGTACAAGACCAACCCGGGAAGCAGCCAGCAGATGAACGTGCTCGGCATTGTCATCTTCTCAGCTACCATGG GATTACTGCTGGGCAGGATGGGCGAGCGCGGCGCGCCGCTGGTCAACGTGTGTCAGTGCATCAACGAGTGTGTCATGAAGATCATAAACGCCGCTGTGTG GTACTTTCCATTCGGGATCATCTTCTTGGTGGCTGGCAAGATCCTGGACATGCAGGACCCCAGAACTTTGGGCTGCAAGTTGGGCTG CTCGGCCACACTGCCCATCACCATGAAGTGTCTCCTGGAGAAGTGCCACGTGGACCGGCAGATCGCCCGCTTCGTGCTACCCGTGGGCGCCACCATCAACATGGACGGCACGGCACTCTACGAGGCCGTGGCCGCCATCTTCATCGCGCAAGTCAATGACTACGAGCTGGACTTTGGCCAGCTGGTCACCATCAG CATCACCGCCACAGCCGCCAGCATCGGTGCGGCCGGCATCCCTCAGGCGGGCCTGGTTACCATGGTGATCGTGCTCACCTCCGTGGGCCTGCCCCCCGACGACATCACGCTCATCGTGGCCATCGATTGGATCCT GGATCGATTTCGCACCATGATCAACGTGCTGGGCGACGCGCTGGCGGCGGGCATCATCGCACACCTGTGTCGCAAGGACTTCCCCCTCAGCGGCGAGGGAaaggtacacacacaatttccaCTGAATTGCCAGAAGGTGTCTGGCAAAACTTTTATGAGTTCCACATTTGAACCCAAAAAACAAGCACACGCCAAACCAAGCCACCACCCattgcaaattttaaaattgaATGTACAATATTATATTTTCCTAATTGAACCCCCCCcaacacccacccacacacttgACGAGGAATGA
- the slc1a8a gene encoding excitatory amino acid transporter 5 isoform X5, with the protein MDELLLASGGEEEDPRSERSSCAAGDGGGTAECLKSFLCTTASRDVRLTLRNFAKRNGLLTLSVAAVLTGCALGFVLRATQLSTQAKIYFSFPGELLMRMLKMLILPLITSSLMSGLSSMESRACCRMGVLTVTYYLWTTFMAVVVGIVLVIIIKPGAGTDMESNRLGGGPVMTSADALLDLIRNMVPSNLIEATFQQYKTDLVPILKVPARTVMPNFVYMLPAAEGRTVVLELTPPPQVTYKTNPGSSQQMNVLGIVIFSATMGLLLGRMGERGAPLVNVCQCINECVMKIINAAVWYFPFGIIFLVAGKILDMQDPRTLGCKLGWYGVTVLAGLFVHGLLLLPLFYFLLTGKNPFTFIRGLLQALVIALATSSRSVGKGRIVAVQSPAGSPSSVFRGQRQNLGHTAHHHEVSPGEVPRGPADRPLRATRGRHHQHGRHGTLRGRGRHLHRASQ; encoded by the exons ATGGACGAGCTTCTGCTGGCCAGCGGCGGCGAGGAAGAGGACCCTCGCTCAGAACGCTCGTCCTGCGCGGCCGGGGATGGAGGGGGAACAGCGGAGTGCCTCAAGTCTTTCCTCTGCACCACTGCCAGCCGTGACGTCCGCCTGACGCTGCGCAACTTTGCCAAGAGGAATGGCCTCCTGACCCTGTCGGTGGCGGCCGTGCTGACGGGCTGCGCGCTGGGATTTGTGCTGAGGGCCACGCAGTTGTCCACGCAG GCCAAGATCTACTTCTCCTTCCCTGGCGAACTTCTCATGAGGATGTTGAAGATGCTCATCCTGCCACTCATCACCTCCAG CTTGATGTCGGGCCTCTCGTCGATGGAGTCTCGTGCGTGCTGCCGCATGGGCGTGCTGACGGTGACCTACTACCTGTGGACCACCTTCATGGCGGTGGTGGTGGGCATCGTGCTGGTGATCATCATCAAGCCGGGCGCCGGCACTGACATGGAGAGCAACCGCCTGGGGGGCGGGCCCGTCATGACCTCGGCCGATGCTCTCCTTGACCTCATCAG GAACATGGTCCCGTCCAATCTGATCGAGGCAACCTTCCAGCAG TACAAGACGGACCTGGTGCCCATTCTGAAAGTGCCCGCCCGGACGGTGATGCCCAACTTTGTGTACATGCTGCCCGCCGCCGAGGGCCGAACAGTGGTGCTGGAGCTGACGCCGCCGCCCCAAGTGACGTACAAGACCAACCCGGGAAGCAGCCAGCAGATGAACGTGCTCGGCATTGTCATCTTCTCAGCTACCATGG GATTACTGCTGGGCAGGATGGGCGAGCGCGGCGCGCCGCTGGTCAACGTGTGTCAGTGCATCAACGAGTGTGTCATGAAGATCATAAACGCCGCTGTGTG GTACTTTCCATTCGGGATCATCTTCTTGGTGGCTGGCAAGATCCTGGACATGCAGGACCCCAGAACTTTGGGCTGCAAGTTGGGCTGGTACGGCGTCACCGTGCTGGCCGGCCTCTTTGTGCATGGCCTGCTGCTGTTGCCCCTCTTCTACTTTCTGCTGACTGGGAAGAACCCGTTCACCTTCATCCGCGGCCTGCTGCAGGCCTTGGTCATCGCCCTGGCCACCTCGTCTAGGTCGGTGGGGAAGGGACGCATTGTCGCGGTTCAAAGTCCAGCTGGGTCGCCAAGTTCCGTCTTCCGTGGACAAAGACAAAAC CTCGGCCACACTGCCCATCACCATGAAGTGTCTCCTGGAGAAGTGCCACGTGGACCGGCAGATCGCCCGCTTCGTGCTACCCGTGGGCGCCACCATCAACATGGACGGCACGGCACTCTACGAGGCCGTGGCCGCCATCTTCATCGCGCAAGTCAATGA
- the lg14h19orf25 gene encoding UPF0449 protein C19orf25 homolog isoform X1 has protein sequence MNVSLKSKKRVVLPSRPSPPSVDLILEDISSAKADDPVFTVLQHVQPPLLPQQQEAGEAERTFCQCRCHADLKRQLQEVEMVLTCQRAHLRAAGQRLDLHVAEVKGGLC, from the exons ATGAACGTAAGCTTGAAAAGCAAAAAGCGCGTGGTCCTGCCCAGCAGACCCTCTCCACCCAGCGTGGACCTCATCCTGGAGGACATCAGCAGCGCCAAGGCTGACGACCCGGTCTTTACCGTCCTGCAACATGTACAACCGCCACTGCTGCCACAACAACAAGAAG CCGGTGAGGCAGAGCGGACCTTCTGCCAATGTCGGTGTCATGCGGACCTAAAGCGCCAGCTGCAGGAAGTGGAGATGGTCCTTACATGCCAGCGGGCCCACCTGAGGGCGGCGGGCCAGCGACTGGACCTCCATGTGGCGGAGGTCAAAGGTGGACTTTGCTGA
- the lg14h19orf25 gene encoding UPF0449 protein C19orf25 homolog isoform X2 gives MNVSLKSKKRVVLPSRPSPPSVDLILEDISSAKADDPVFTVLQHVQPPLLPQQQEERTFCQCRCHADLKRQLQEVEMVLTCQRAHLRAAGQRLDLHVAEVKGGLC, from the exons ATGAACGTAAGCTTGAAAAGCAAAAAGCGCGTGGTCCTGCCCAGCAGACCCTCTCCACCCAGCGTGGACCTCATCCTGGAGGACATCAGCAGCGCCAAGGCTGACGACCCGGTCTTTACCGTCCTGCAACATGTACAACCGCCACTGCTGCCACAACAACAAGAAG AGCGGACCTTCTGCCAATGTCGGTGTCATGCGGACCTAAAGCGCCAGCTGCAGGAAGTGGAGATGGTCCTTACATGCCAGCGGGCCCACCTGAGGGCGGCGGGCCAGCGACTGGACCTCCATGTGGCGGAGGTCAAAGGTGGACTTTGCTGA
- the sgta gene encoding small glutamine-rich tetratricopeptide repeat-containing protein alpha isoform X1 translates to MTDSKRLAFSIIRYLHEQLQSGNLSSGAQESLEVAVQCLETAFEVSADDRSLDVPLALPEIFASATRQTSSRENNNDTTIGEGQRGEAERLKADGNDQMKVDNYAAAVEFYSKAIALNPHSAVYYCNRAAALSKQGNYAEAVQDCERAIGIDPNYSKAYGRMGLALASLNKHSEAVTFYKKALELDPDNDTYKSNLKIAEEKMGATSPANIAEMGGVDLAGLLSNPGFMNMASSLMTNPQVQQMMSGMMPGAYGAGGGAAGGGGGIPGGAPGPAPVGDLSGLIQAGLQFAHQMQQQNPELIEQLRSQIRNRTPSAGNEEQP, encoded by the exons ATGACGGACAGCAAGCGTCTGGCCTTCTCCATCATCCGCTACCTCCACGAGCAGCTGCAGTCAGGCAATCTATCGTCTGGAGCGCAGGAGAGCCTGGAAG TGGCCGTCCAATGTTTGGAGACGGCCTTTGAAGTGTCCGCGGACGACCGGAGCCTCGACGTCCCGCTGGCGTTACCAGAGATCTTCGCCTCTGCCACTCGCCAGACATCG TCGCGGGAGAACAACAATGACACCACTATTGGCGAAGGGCAGCGAGGCGAAGCCGAGCGACTCAAGGCAGACG GTAACGACCAAATGAAGGTGGACAACTACGCCGCCGCCGTGGAGTTTTATTCCAAAGCCATTGCGCTCAACCCGCACAGCGCCGTCTACTACTGCAACAG AGCGGCGGCATTGAGCAAGCAGGGGAATTACGCGGAGGCGGTGCAGGACTGCGAGCGGGCCATTGGCATCGACCCAAACTACAGCAAAGCTTATGGCAGGATGGG GTTGGCGTTGGCAAGCCTCAACAAGCACTCCGAGGCGGTCACGTTTTACAAGAAAGCTCTGGAACTTGATCCGGACAACGACACCTACAAGTCCAACCTGAAGATCGCCGAGGAAAAGATGGGTGCCACCAGTCCCGCAAAC atTGCAGAAATGGGCGGAGTGGACCTTGCCGGACTGCTCAGCAATCCCGGTTTCATGAACATG GCGTCGTCGCTGATGACCAACCCACAGGTCCAGCAGAT GATGTCGGGAATGATGCCGGGAGCGTACGGCGCAGGTGGCGGCGCGGCGGGAGGAGGTGGTGGAATCCCGGGAGGAGCTCCTGGTCCGGCGCCAGTCGGAGATCTATCAGGACTCATCCAGGC CGGTCTGCAGTTTGCTCACCAGATGCAGCAACAAAATCCAGAACTCATTGAGCAGCTCAGGAGTCAAATACGCAATCGCACGCCGAGCGCCGGGAACGAGGAGCAGCCTTGA
- the slc1a8a gene encoding excitatory amino acid transporter 5 isoform X4 has product MDELLLASGGEEEDPRSERSSCAAGDGGGTAECLKSFLCTTASRDVRLTLRNFAKRNGLLTLSVAAVLTGCALGFVLRATQLSTQAKIYFSFPGELLMRMLKMLILPLITSRNMVPSNLIEATFQQYKTDLVPILKVPARTVMPNFVYMLPAAEGRTVVLELTPPPQVTYKTNPGSSQQMNVLGIVIFSATMGLLLGRMGERGAPLVNVCQCINECVMKIINAAVWYFPFGIIFLVAGKILDMQDPRTLGCKLGWYGVTVLAGLFVHGLLLLPLFYFLLTGKNPFTFIRGLLQALVIALATSSSSATLPITMKCLLEKCHVDRQIARFVLPVGATINMDGTALYEAVAAIFIAQVNDYELDFGQLVTISITATAASIGAAGIPQAGLVTMVIVLTSVGLPPDDITLIVAIDWILDRFRTMINVLGDALAAGIIAHLCRKDFPLSGEGKVHTQFPLNCQKVSGKTFMSSTFEPKKQAHAKPSHHPLQILKLNVQYYIFLIEPPPTPTHTLDEE; this is encoded by the exons ATGGACGAGCTTCTGCTGGCCAGCGGCGGCGAGGAAGAGGACCCTCGCTCAGAACGCTCGTCCTGCGCGGCCGGGGATGGAGGGGGAACAGCGGAGTGCCTCAAGTCTTTCCTCTGCACCACTGCCAGCCGTGACGTCCGCCTGACGCTGCGCAACTTTGCCAAGAGGAATGGCCTCCTGACCCTGTCGGTGGCGGCCGTGCTGACGGGCTGCGCGCTGGGATTTGTGCTGAGGGCCACGCAGTTGTCCACGCAG GCCAAGATCTACTTCTCCTTCCCTGGCGAACTTCTCATGAGGATGTTGAAGATGCTCATCCTGCCACTCATCACCTCCAG GAACATGGTCCCGTCCAATCTGATCGAGGCAACCTTCCAGCAG TACAAGACGGACCTGGTGCCCATTCTGAAAGTGCCCGCCCGGACGGTGATGCCCAACTTTGTGTACATGCTGCCCGCCGCCGAGGGCCGAACAGTGGTGCTGGAGCTGACGCCGCCGCCCCAAGTGACGTACAAGACCAACCCGGGAAGCAGCCAGCAGATGAACGTGCTCGGCATTGTCATCTTCTCAGCTACCATGG GATTACTGCTGGGCAGGATGGGCGAGCGCGGCGCGCCGCTGGTCAACGTGTGTCAGTGCATCAACGAGTGTGTCATGAAGATCATAAACGCCGCTGTGTG GTACTTTCCATTCGGGATCATCTTCTTGGTGGCTGGCAAGATCCTGGACATGCAGGACCCCAGAACTTTGGGCTGCAAGTTGGGCTGGTACGGCGTCACCGTGCTGGCCGGCCTCTTTGTGCATGGCCTGCTGCTGTTGCCCCTCTTCTACTTTCTGCTGACTGGGAAGAACCCGTTCACCTTCATCCGCGGCCTGCTGCAGGCCTTGGTCATCGCCCTGGCCACCTCGTCTAG CTCGGCCACACTGCCCATCACCATGAAGTGTCTCCTGGAGAAGTGCCACGTGGACCGGCAGATCGCCCGCTTCGTGCTACCCGTGGGCGCCACCATCAACATGGACGGCACGGCACTCTACGAGGCCGTGGCCGCCATCTTCATCGCGCAAGTCAATGACTACGAGCTGGACTTTGGCCAGCTGGTCACCATCAG CATCACCGCCACAGCCGCCAGCATCGGTGCGGCCGGCATCCCTCAGGCGGGCCTGGTTACCATGGTGATCGTGCTCACCTCCGTGGGCCTGCCCCCCGACGACATCACGCTCATCGTGGCCATCGATTGGATCCT GGATCGATTTCGCACCATGATCAACGTGCTGGGCGACGCGCTGGCGGCGGGCATCATCGCACACCTGTGTCGCAAGGACTTCCCCCTCAGCGGCGAGGGAaaggtacacacacaatttccaCTGAATTGCCAGAAGGTGTCTGGCAAAACTTTTATGAGTTCCACATTTGAACCCAAAAAACAAGCACACGCCAAACCAAGCCACCACCCattgcaaattttaaaattgaATGTACAATATTATATTTTCCTAATTGAACCCCCCCcaacacccacccacacacttgACGAGGAATGA
- the slc1a8a gene encoding excitatory amino acid transporter 5 isoform X2, giving the protein MDELLLASGGEEEDPRSERSSCAAGDGGGTAECLKSFLCTTASRDVRLTLRNFAKRNGLLTLSVAAVLTGCALGFVLRATQLSTQAKIYFSFPGELLMRMLKMLILPLITSSLMSGLSSMESRACCRMGVLTVTYYLWTTFMAVVVGIVLVIIIKPGAGTDMESNRLGGGPVMTSADALLDLIRNMVPSNLIEATFQQYKTDLVPILKVPARTVMPNFVYMLPAAEGRTVVLELTPPPQVTYKTNPGSSQQMNVLGIVIFSATMGLLLGRMGERGAPLVNVCQCINECVMKIINAAVWYFPFGIIFLVAGKILDMQDPRTLGCKLGWYGVTVLAGLFVHGLLLLPLFYFLLTGKNPFTFIRGLLQALVIALATSSSSATLPITMKCLLEKCHVDRQIARFVLPVGATINMDGTALYEAVAAIFIAQVNDYELDFGQLVTISITATAASIGAAGIPQAGLVTMVIVLTSVGLPPDDITLIVAIDWILDRFRTMINVLGDALAAGIIAHLCRKDFPLSGEGKTVPSYGTHECSNGAQHVDVPLTHVHTHGDGDAAFERHAHTVYYNICQV; this is encoded by the exons ATGGACGAGCTTCTGCTGGCCAGCGGCGGCGAGGAAGAGGACCCTCGCTCAGAACGCTCGTCCTGCGCGGCCGGGGATGGAGGGGGAACAGCGGAGTGCCTCAAGTCTTTCCTCTGCACCACTGCCAGCCGTGACGTCCGCCTGACGCTGCGCAACTTTGCCAAGAGGAATGGCCTCCTGACCCTGTCGGTGGCGGCCGTGCTGACGGGCTGCGCGCTGGGATTTGTGCTGAGGGCCACGCAGTTGTCCACGCAG GCCAAGATCTACTTCTCCTTCCCTGGCGAACTTCTCATGAGGATGTTGAAGATGCTCATCCTGCCACTCATCACCTCCAG CTTGATGTCGGGCCTCTCGTCGATGGAGTCTCGTGCGTGCTGCCGCATGGGCGTGCTGACGGTGACCTACTACCTGTGGACCACCTTCATGGCGGTGGTGGTGGGCATCGTGCTGGTGATCATCATCAAGCCGGGCGCCGGCACTGACATGGAGAGCAACCGCCTGGGGGGCGGGCCCGTCATGACCTCGGCCGATGCTCTCCTTGACCTCATCAG GAACATGGTCCCGTCCAATCTGATCGAGGCAACCTTCCAGCAG TACAAGACGGACCTGGTGCCCATTCTGAAAGTGCCCGCCCGGACGGTGATGCCCAACTTTGTGTACATGCTGCCCGCCGCCGAGGGCCGAACAGTGGTGCTGGAGCTGACGCCGCCGCCCCAAGTGACGTACAAGACCAACCCGGGAAGCAGCCAGCAGATGAACGTGCTCGGCATTGTCATCTTCTCAGCTACCATGG GATTACTGCTGGGCAGGATGGGCGAGCGCGGCGCGCCGCTGGTCAACGTGTGTCAGTGCATCAACGAGTGTGTCATGAAGATCATAAACGCCGCTGTGTG GTACTTTCCATTCGGGATCATCTTCTTGGTGGCTGGCAAGATCCTGGACATGCAGGACCCCAGAACTTTGGGCTGCAAGTTGGGCTGGTACGGCGTCACCGTGCTGGCCGGCCTCTTTGTGCATGGCCTGCTGCTGTTGCCCCTCTTCTACTTTCTGCTGACTGGGAAGAACCCGTTCACCTTCATCCGCGGCCTGCTGCAGGCCTTGGTCATCGCCCTGGCCACCTCGTCTAG CTCGGCCACACTGCCCATCACCATGAAGTGTCTCCTGGAGAAGTGCCACGTGGACCGGCAGATCGCCCGCTTCGTGCTACCCGTGGGCGCCACCATCAACATGGACGGCACGGCACTCTACGAGGCCGTGGCCGCCATCTTCATCGCGCAAGTCAATGACTACGAGCTGGACTTTGGCCAGCTGGTCACCATCAG CATCACCGCCACAGCCGCCAGCATCGGTGCGGCCGGCATCCCTCAGGCGGGCCTGGTTACCATGGTGATCGTGCTCACCTCCGTGGGCCTGCCCCCCGACGACATCACGCTCATCGTGGCCATCGATTGGATCCT GGATCGATTTCGCACCATGATCAACGTGCTGGGCGACGCGCTGGCGGCGGGCATCATCGCACACCTGTGTCGCAAGGACTTCCCCCTCAGCGGCGAGGGAaag ACCGTCCCGTCGTACGGCACACATGAGTGCAGCAACGGCGCCCAGCACGTGGACGTGCCTttgacacacgtacacacgcatgGAGATGGCGACGCGGCATTTGAGAGGCACGCGCACACAGTCTACTACAACATCTGCCAGGTGTGA